A window of the Lolium perenne isolate Kyuss_39 chromosome 7, Kyuss_2.0, whole genome shotgun sequence genome harbors these coding sequences:
- the LOC127311770 gene encoding nuclear intron maturase 3, mitochondrial, giving the protein MLPHLARAHRRVLLPTPRTLSTATAATATVSAPAPLSTAELEALLRRDHYSAATRRFHSLLPLLSHPSLLLASALLLRRRSHPSAPPPDPPPLPTTATPSPTSHLRLLIPSRLKGPPLALPTLPLRLAILSAASALDAVFAPRAATFAYRARHAAIRYLRSIPNATWFFRAAIPRQPFGPRHVRHLLDAISAKIDDPGFLDYLRDLFLSDAVTFELGGSELSRGLPQESDLTAVLLNIFFDPVDREVMAIREEVHKKNPRVKDESVLHTPVRVYAVRYLDEMMVVTTGSKMLTLEVRDRILAVLEKGLGVKVDRFGSSVHSAVSEKMEFLGMEFQAVPPSVLHPPMSEKAKRARKMYLKRKAAEAQELKNARETRRKKLGLKILNHLFKKVRRGHEFEFGFSIEDEVQQEFKGWAEETVVDYFKSQDHCRYWHRLFTSGDFLSLNRVRDQLPPTLVDSYDQLQEALNRFLMPRRGYDMTEEVERLEDEEDERQYEKRTVEDLTELKMRVNAPIELVRKAVKLAGFTNTMGRPRPIKLLLCLDDADIIKWYAGVGRRWLDFFCCCRNFKMVKIVVSYHLRFSCFLTLAEKHECTKRQAISHYTKDLKVTNEDGVPEVFFPTEREIKMMGDKNLSDPKPVDGALTMILVRLAVDETSHPCLAHFCAGTDTTLYRIRLLQNRLNVDPLNEKKWVQGLSAIHESLNKKCLPLCSMHASDLLLGKITLQDIDCTQFVDVV; this is encoded by the coding sequence ATGCTACCCCACCTCGCGCGGGCGCACCGCCGCGTTCTCCTTCCCACACCCCGCACTCTCTCCACCGCCACTGCCGCCACTGCCACCGTATCTGCGCCGGCGCCGCTCTCTACCGCGGAGCTCGAGGCCCTGCTACGCCGCGACCACTActccgccgccacccgccgcttCCACTCTCTCCTCCCGCTCCTCTCCCACCCCTCGCTCCTCCTCGCATccgccctcctcctccgccgccgctcccacccctccgcgccgccgcccgacCCCCCTCCTCTCCCCACCACCGCCACGCCCTCCCCCACCTCCCACCTCCGCCTACTCATCCCCTCCCGCCTCAAGGGCCCCCCGCTCGCCCTCCCCACCCTCCCGCTCCGCCTCGCCATCctctccgccgcctccgccctCGACGCCGTCTTCGCCCCGCGCGCCGCCACCTTCGCCTACCGCGCCCGCCACGCCGCCATCCGCTACCTCCGCTCCATCCCCAACGCCACCTGGTTCTTCCGCGCCGCCATCCCACGCCAGCCCTTCGGGCCCCGCCACGTCCGCCACCTGCTCGACGCCATCTCCGCTAAGATCGACGACCCCGGGTTCCTCGACTACCTGCGCGACCTCTTCCTCTCCGACGCCGTAACCTTCGAGCTCGGCGGCTCCGAGCTCAGCCGCGGGCTCCCGCAGGAGTCGGACCTCACCGCCGTGTTGCTCAACATATTCTTCGATCCCGTGGATCGAGAAGTAATGGCCATCCGAGAGGAGGTGCACAAGAAGAACCCCAGAGTTAAGGACGAGAGCGTCCTGCACACACCTGTGCGAGTGTACGCGGTCCGGTACCTCGACGAGATGATGGTTGTCACCACCGGGTCGAAGATGCTCACGCTCGAGGTCAGAGACAGGATCCTCGCGGTGCTGGAGAAGGGCTTGGGGGTGAAGGTCGACAGGTTCGGGAGCTCAGTGCACAGCGCGGTGTCGGAGAAGATGGAGTTCCTGGGGATGGAGTTCCAGGCCGTGCCGCCGTCGGTCTTGCACCCTCCCATGTCGGAGAAGGCCAAGAGGGCGAGGAAGATGTACCTGAAGAGGAAGGCGGCGGAGGCGCAGGAGCTGAAGAATGCGCGGGAGACTCGGAGGAAGAAGCTCGGGTTGAAGATACTCAACCACTTGTTCAAGAAGGTGAGGCGGGGTCACGAGTTCGAGTTTGGTTTCAGTATTGAGGATGAAGTGCAGCAGGAGTTCAAGGGTTGGGCAGAGGAGACGGTGGTCGACTACTTCAAGTCGCAGGACCATTGCCGTTATTGGCACCGGTTGTTCACATCTGGTGACTTCTTGTCATTGAATAGGGTGAGGGATCAGTTGCCACCAACGTTGGTGGACTCCTATGATCAATTACAGGAAGCGCTGAACAGGTTCTTGATGCCGAGGAGGGGCTACGACATGACTGAGGAGGTGGAGAGGCTAGAAGATGAGGAGGACGAAAGACAATATGAGAAGAGGACTGTCGAGGACTTGACAGAgttgaagatgagggtcaatgcacCAATAGAGCTTGTAAGAAAGGCGGTAAAGTTGGCTGGGTTCACAAATACCATGGGACGTCCACGGCCAATAAAGCTGCTTCTCTGCTTGGATGATGCAGATATCATCAAATGGTATGCCGGGGTCGGGAGGAGGTGGCTAGATTTCTTCTGCTGCTGTCGGAATTTCAAGATGGTCAAGATTGTTGTGAGCTATCACTTGAGGTTCTCATGCTTCCTAACATTGGCGGAGAAGCATGAGTGCACCAAGAGGCAAGCAATTAGCCATTATACAAAGGATTTGAAGGTGACAAATGAAGATGGAGTGCCAGAAGTGTTCTTCCCAACCGAGCGGGAGATCAAGATGATGGGTGATAAGAATCTCTCGGATCCAAAGCCTGTGGATGGAGCCTTGACAATGATCTTGGTCAGATTAGCAGTCGATGAGACCTCCCATCCATGCCTGGCACATTTTTGTGCTGGAACAGACACTACCCTTTACAGGATTCGTCTTCTGCAGAATCGCCTTAATGTTGATCCTTTGAATGAAAAGAAGTGGGTCCAAGGACTAAGTGCCATTCATGAGAGTTTGAACAAGAAATGCCTCCCGTTGTGCTCCATGCATGCAAGCGATCTGCTTCTTGGCAAGATTACACTCCAAGATATTGATTGTACTCAGTTTGTTGATGTGGTCTGA